One window of the Ictidomys tridecemlineatus isolate mIctTri1 chromosome 11, mIctTri1.hap1, whole genome shotgun sequence genome contains the following:
- the Bcl9 gene encoding B-cell CLL/lymphoma 9 protein isoform X3 — MHSSNPKVRNSPSGNAQSSPKSKQEVMVRPPTVMSPSGNPQLDSKFSNQGKQGGSASQSQPSPCDSKSGGHTPKALPGPGGSMGLKNGAGNGAKGKGKRERSVSADSFDQRDPGTPNDDPDMKECNSADHIKSQDSQHTPHSMTPSTATVPRSSTPSHGQATAPEPTPAQKTPAKVVYVFSTEMANKAAEAVLKGQVETIVSFHIQNISSSKADRSTAPLNTQISALRNDPKPLPQQPPAPANQDQNSSQNTRLQPTPPIPAPAPKPVAPPRPLDHDSPGVENKLIAPVGSPASSTPLPPDGTGPNSTPNNRAVTPVSQGSSSSSADPKAPPPASVSSGEPPTLGENPDGLSQEQLEHRERSLQTLRDIQRMLFPDEKEFSGGQSGGPQQNPGVLDGPQKKTEGPIQAMMAQSQSLGKGPGPRTDVGAPFGPQGHRDVPFSPDEMVPPSMNSQSGPIGPDHLDHMTPEQMAWLKLQQEFYEEKRRKQEQVVVQQCSLQDVLVHPHGPRAVGRGPPPPYQVTPGEGWAPGAAEPFSDGISISHSLPPRGMAPHPNMPGSQMRLPGFAGMINSEMEGPNVPNPASRPGLSGVSWPDDVPKIPDGRNFPPGQGVFSGPGRGERFPNPQGLSEEMFQQQLAEKQLGLPPGMGMEGIRPSMEVNRVIPGSQRHMEPGNNPIFPRIPVEGPLSPSRGDFPKGMPPQLGPGRELEFGMVPGGMKGDVHLNVGMGPSTQMIPQKMREAGAGPEEPMKARPGGSDVLPAQQKMVPLPFGEHPQQEYGMGPRPFLPMSQGPGSGSGLRNLRESIGPDQRTNSRLSHMPPLPLNPSSNPTSLNPAPPVQRGLGRKPLDISVAASQVHSPGINPLKSPTMHQVQSPMLGSPSGNLKSPQTPSQLAGMLAGPAAAASIKSPPVLGSAAASPVHLKSPSLPAPSPGWTSSPKPPLQSPGIPPNHKAPLTMASPAMLGSVEPGGPPPPAASQPASVNIPGSLPSSTPYTLPPEPTLSQNPLSIMMSRMSKFAMPSSTPLYHDAIKTVASSDDDSPPARSPNLPSMNNMPGPNPVVPMPTLSPMGMTQPLSHSNQMPSPNAMGPNIPPHGVPMGPGLMSHNPIMGHGSQEPPMVPQGRMGFPQGFPPVQSPPQQVPFPHNGPSGGPGNFPGGMGFPGDGPLGRPSNLPPSSADAALCKPGGPGGPDSFTVLGNSMPSVFTDPDLQEVIRPGATGIPEFDLSRIIPSEKPSQTLQYFPRGEVPGRKQPQGPGPGFSHMQGMMGDQAPRMGLALPGMGGPGPVGTPDIPLGTAPSMPGHNPMRPPAFLQQGMMGPHHRMMSPAQSTMPGQPTLMSNPAAAVGMIPGKDRGPAGLYTHPGPVGSPGMMMSMQGMMGPQQNIMIPPQMRPRGMAADVGMGGFSQGPGNPGNMMF, encoded by the exons aatGTAATTCTGCTGACCATATAAAGTCCCAGGATTCCCAGCACACACCACACTCCATGACCCCATCGACCGCCACAGTCCCCAGGTCTTCCACCCCTTCCCATGGCCAAGCTACTGCCCCAGAGCCCACACCTGCTCAGAAGACTCCAGCCAAAGTGGTGTATGTGTTTTCTACTGAGATGGCCAATAA AGCTGCCGAAGCCGTGTTGAAGGGCCAGGTTGAGACCATCGTCTCTTTCCACATCCAGAACATCTCCAGCAGCAAGGCGGACAGAAGCACAGCCCCCCTG AATACACAGATATCTGCCCTTCGCAATGATCCGAAACCTCTCCCACAACAACCCCCAGCTCCAGCCAACCAGGACCAGAATTCTTCCCAGAACACCAGACTGCAGCCAACTCCACCCATTCCGGCACCAGCACCCAAGCCTGTGGCACCCCCACGTCCCCTGGACCACGACAgtcctggggtggagaataaaCTGATTGCCCCTGTGGGCAGTCCTGCCAGCTCCACTCCGTTGCCCCCGGACGGCACCGGGCCAAACTCAACGCCCAACAATCGAGCAGTGACCCCTGTCTCCCAGGGGAGCAGTAGCTCTTCGGCAGATCCCAAAGCCCCTCCACCCGCATCAGTGTCCAGTGGCGAGCCCCCCACACTGGGAGAAAACCCCGACGGCCTGTCTCAGGAGCAGCTGGAGCACCGTGAGCGCTCCTTGCAGACCCTCAGAGACATCCAGCGTATGCTCTTCCCTGATGAGAAAGAATTCTCAGGAGGACAGAGTGGGGGGCCCCAGCAGAATCCTGGGGTATTAGATGGAcctcagaaaaaaacagaagggCCAATCCAGGCCATGATGGCTCAGTCCCAAAGCCTGGGTAAGGGTCCTGGGCCCCGGACGGATGTGGGAGCTCCCTTTGGCCCTCAAGGACATAGAGATGTACCCTTTTCTCCAGATGAAATGGTTCCACCTTCTATGAACTCCCAGTCTGGGCCCATCGGACCTGACCACCTGGACCACATGACCCCTGAGCAGATGGCGTGGCTGAAGCTGCAGCAGGAGTTCTatgaggagaagaggaggaagcaggagcAAGTGGTGGTGCAGCAGTGCTCCCTGCAGGACGTGCTGGTCCACCCGCACGGGCCGAGGGCCGTGGGCCGAGGGCCGCCCCCTCCCTACCAGGTGACCCCTGGTGAAGGCTGGGCACCCGGGGCTGCAGAGCCGTTCTCTGATGGAATCAGCATTTCGCATTCTCTGCCCCCCAGGGGCATGGCTCCCCATCCCAACATGCCAGGGAGCCAGATGCGCCTCCCGGGATTTGCAGGAATGATAAACTCTGAAATGGAAGGGCCAAACGTGCCCAACCCTGCGTCTAGACCAGGCCTCTCTGGAGTCAGTTGGCCAGACGATGTGCCAAAAATCCCAGATGGTCGAAACTTCCCTCCCGGCCAAGGTGTCTTCAGCGGTCCTGGCCGAGGGGAGCGCTTCCCAAACCCCCAAGGATTGTCTGAAGAGATGTTTCAGCAGCAGCTGGCAGAGAAGCAGCTGGGTCTCCCCCCAGGGATGGGCATGGAAGGCATCAGGCCCAGCATGGAGGTGAACAGGGTGATCCCAGGCTCCCAGCGCCACATGGAGCCCGGGAACAATCCCATCTTCCCGCGGATACCAGTCGAGGGCCCGCTGAGTCCCTCCAGGGGCGACTTTCCAAAAGGAATGCCTCCACAGCTAGGCCCTGGTCGGGAACTGGAGTTTGGGATGGTTCCCGGTGGGATGAAGGGAGACGTGCATCTGAATGTCGGCATGGGGCCCAGCACTCAGATGATACCTCAGAAGATGAGAGAGGCTGGCGCAGGCCCCGAGGAGCCGATGAAGGCCCGCCCAGGCGGCTCAGACGTGCTGCCTGCCCAGCAGAAGATGGTGCCCCTGCCGTTTGGTGAGCACCCTCAGCAGGAGTATGGCATGGGCCCCAGGCCATTCCTTCCCATGTCTCAGGGTCCAGGCAGCGGCAGTGGCTTGCGGAATCTCAGAGAATCCATCGGGCCCGACCAAAGGACTAACAGCCGGCTCAGTCATATGCCACCACTACCTCTCAACCCCTCGAGTAACCCCACCAGCCTCAACCCAGCTCCCCCCGTGCAGCGTGGCCTGGGACGCAAGCCCCTGGATATATCTGTGGCAGCCAGCCAGGTGCATTCCCCGGGCATCAACCCTCTGAAGTCTCCCACGATGCACCAAGTCCAGTCCCCGATGCTGGGCTCGCCCTCGGGGAACCTCAAGTCCCCCCAGACTCCGTCGCAGCTGGCAGGCATGCTGGCAGGCCCAGCTGCTGCTGCTTCCATTAAGTCCCCCCCTGTGTTGGGGTCTGCTGCTGCTTCGCCTGTTCACCTCAAGTCTCCGTCACTTCCTGCCCCGTCACCTGGATGGACCTCCTCTCCCAAACCTCCCCTTCAGAGTCCTGGGATTCCTCCAAACCATAAAGCTCCCCTCACCATGGCCTCCCCCGCCATGCTGGGGAGTGTAGAGCCAG GTGGCCCTCCACCGCCTGCAGCCAGCCAGCCTGCCTCTGTGAACATCCCTGGGAGTCTTCCCTCGAGCACACCGTACACTCTGCCTCCAGAGCCGACCCTCTCCCAGAACCCACTCTCCATCATGATGTCTCGAATGTCCAAGTTCGCCATGCCCAGTTCGACCCCCCTGTACCATGATGCCATCAAGACTGTGGCCAGCTCTGACGACGACTCCCCTCCAGCCCGTTCTCCCAACCTGCCGTCAATGAACAACATGCCAG GTCCAAACCCCGTGGTTCCGATGCCAACCCTCAGCCCAATGGGAATGACCCAGCCACTTTCTCACTCCAATCAGATGCCCTCACCGAATGCTATGGGACCCAACATACCTCCTCATGGGGTCCCAATGGGGCCTGGCTTGATGTCACACAACCCTATCATGGGGCATGGGTCCCAGGAGCCTCCGATGGTACCTCAAGGACGAATGGGTTTCCCCCAGGGCTTCCCTCCAGTGCAGTCTCCTCCGCAGCAAGTCCCGTTCCCTCACAATGGCCCCAGTGGAGGACCAGGCAATTTCCCAGGAGGGATGGGTTTCCCAGGAGATGGCCCCCTCGGCCGCCCCAGCAACCTGCCCCCAAGTTCAGCAGATGCAGCACTTTGCAAACCTGGAGGCCCAGGGGGTCCTGACTCCTTCACTGTCCTGGGGAACAGCATGCCTTCGGTGTTTACAGACCCAGATCTGCAGGAGGTCATCCGACCTGGAGCCACCGGAATACCCGAGTTTGATCTATCCCGCATTATTCCATCTGAGAAACCTAGCCAGACTCTGCAATATTTCCCTCGAGGGGAAGTCCCAGGCCGTAAGCAGCCCCAGGGTCCTGGACCTGGTTTTTCCCACATGCAGGGGATGATGGGTGATCAAGCCCCCAGAATGGGACTAGCGTTACCTGGCATGGGAGGTCCAGGGCCAGTAGGAACTCCGGACATCCCTCTGGGTACGGCTCCATCCATGCCAGGCCACAACCCCATGAGACCACCAGCCTTTCTCCAGCAAGGCATGATGGGACCTCACCATCGGATGATGTCACCAGCACAATCTACAATGCCCGGCCAGCCCACCCTGATGAGCAACCCAGCTGCTGCCGTGGGCATGATTCCTGGCAAGGATCGGGGGCCTGCTGGGCTGTACACACACCCCGGGCCTGTGGGCTCCCCAGGAATGATGATGTCCATGCAGGGCATGATGGGACCCCAACAGAACATCATGATCCCCCCCCAGATGAGGCCCCGGGGCATGGCTGCTGACGTGGGCATGGGTGGATTCAGCCAAGGACCTGGCAACCCAGGAAACATGATGTTCTAA